A genomic segment from Desulfurispirillum indicum S5 encodes:
- a CDS encoding TlyA family RNA methyltransferase, producing MNQKTPRTRLDKLLVDRELVKSRERAKALIMAGAVIVNDHRIDKPGTTVPDDATIRLKVKDIPYVSRGGLKLEQALRSFAIDPTSHTCLDIGSSTGGFTDCLLQHGASHVHAVDVGTNQLDWKLRTHPQVTISEQTDIRDYQPPIGTRFDLIVTDVSFISLTKIIEPITRLASPGTRFIGLVKPQFELSREKIARGGIVKEETHRLEALEKVLHALRENGHWEIQHHEPSQTPGTDGNIEYLLLARKISPENR from the coding sequence ATGAATCAAAAAACACCCAGAACCCGCCTGGATAAACTCCTGGTGGACCGCGAACTCGTCAAAAGCCGCGAACGCGCCAAAGCCCTCATCATGGCCGGAGCCGTCATCGTCAATGATCACCGCATCGACAAACCCGGCACCACCGTACCCGATGACGCCACCATCCGCCTCAAAGTCAAGGATATCCCCTACGTCAGCCGTGGCGGCCTGAAACTGGAACAGGCCCTGCGCAGCTTCGCCATCGACCCCACCAGCCACACCTGCCTTGACATCGGCTCCTCCACCGGCGGATTCACCGACTGCCTCCTCCAGCACGGAGCCAGCCACGTCCACGCCGTGGACGTGGGCACCAACCAGCTCGACTGGAAACTGCGCACCCACCCCCAGGTCACCATCAGCGAACAAACCGACATCCGCGACTACCAGCCACCCATCGGAACCCGCTTTGACCTCATCGTCACCGACGTCTCCTTTATCTCCCTCACCAAAATCATTGAACCCATCACCCGGCTCGCCAGCCCCGGCACCCGCTTCATCGGGCTCGTCAAACCCCAGTTTGAACTCAGCCGGGAAAAAATCGCCCGTGGCGGCATCGTCAAGGAAGAAACCCACCGCCTGGAAGCCCTGGAGAAAGTCCTTCACGCCCTGCGGGAAAACGGACACTGGGAAATACAGCACCATGAACCCAGCCAGACCCCCGGCACCGACGGCAACATCGAATACCTGCTCCTGGCCAGGAAAATCAGCCCCGAAAACCGCTGA